In a single window of the Allobranchiibius huperziae genome:
- a CDS encoding TetR family transcriptional regulator, which produces MTTQAARVGRPRSEEARTAVLHAVDDLLVEVGYAAMTMKGIAERAGVGRQTVYRWWSTKAEILLEAAAADAREELAVTISGDLRTDLRRYLDQLMRFLTTSVAGAAYRALLGEAQHDRAVAELVAADDVLFETACTVLRSAPSSRASRSEERAAAAILTGPVVLWVLTGQDPDELTLLDVVDALTSLTGA; this is translated from the coding sequence GTGACCACACAAGCCGCGCGAGTGGGCCGTCCTCGCAGCGAGGAGGCGCGGACCGCGGTGCTGCACGCCGTGGACGACCTGCTCGTGGAGGTCGGTTATGCGGCGATGACGATGAAGGGCATCGCCGAACGCGCCGGCGTGGGTCGCCAGACCGTCTACCGGTGGTGGTCGACCAAGGCCGAGATCCTTCTCGAGGCGGCCGCGGCCGACGCGCGAGAGGAACTGGCGGTCACGATCAGCGGCGACCTCCGGACCGACCTGCGCCGATACCTCGACCAGCTGATGCGGTTCCTGACCACCTCTGTGGCGGGGGCCGCGTATCGCGCCCTGCTGGGCGAGGCGCAGCACGATCGTGCGGTGGCCGAGCTGGTCGCCGCCGATGACGTCCTGTTCGAGACTGCGTGCACCGTGTTGCGCTCGGCACCGTCGAGCCGCGCGAGCAGGTCTGAGGAGCGCGCCGCCGCGGCCATCCTGACGGGGCCGGTGGTGCTGTGGGTGCTCACCGGCCAGGACCCCGATGAATTGACGCTGCTCGACGTCGTCGATGCCCTGACCTCACTCACAGGTGCGTGA
- a CDS encoding Mrp/NBP35 family ATP-binding protein, with protein MPTPTVDAVRDALSRVQDPEIHRPITELGMVESVDVSDSGHVTVTILLTISGCPLKAKLTTDTTQAVQTVEGVTGVDVRLGVMNDEQRGALKDHLRGGAQEREIPFAKPGSLTRVYAVASGKGGVGKSSVTTNLAASLAKQGLRVAVVDADIYGFSVPRMMGVERKPTQVDDMILPPDSHDVKVISIGMFVPGNQPVVWRGPMLHRALQQFLADVFWGDLDILLLDLPPGTGDIAISVAQLIPNSEILVVTTPQQAAAEVAERAGAIALQTHQRVAGVIENMSWLELPDGSRQEIFGSGGGAAVAASLSRAIGAPVELLGQVPLDTNLREGADEGLPVVLRNPDSAAAVALRGIAAGLGSRSRGLAGRSLGLTPAGR; from the coding sequence ATGCCCACCCCCACGGTCGACGCCGTTCGTGATGCCCTCTCCCGTGTCCAGGACCCGGAGATTCACCGACCCATCACCGAGCTCGGCATGGTCGAGAGCGTCGACGTCAGCGACAGCGGCCACGTCACCGTCACCATCCTGCTCACGATCTCCGGCTGCCCGCTGAAGGCCAAGCTCACCACCGACACCACACAGGCGGTGCAGACGGTCGAGGGTGTGACCGGCGTCGACGTACGCCTCGGCGTGATGAACGACGAGCAGCGAGGCGCGCTCAAGGACCACCTGCGCGGGGGCGCCCAGGAGCGGGAGATCCCGTTCGCCAAGCCCGGATCCCTGACCCGCGTGTACGCCGTGGCATCCGGTAAGGGCGGCGTCGGCAAGTCCTCCGTCACCACCAACTTGGCGGCCTCGCTCGCGAAGCAGGGCCTGCGGGTGGCCGTGGTCGACGCCGACATCTACGGCTTCTCGGTGCCGCGGATGATGGGCGTGGAGCGCAAGCCCACCCAGGTCGACGACATGATCCTGCCCCCGGACAGCCACGACGTGAAGGTCATCTCGATCGGGATGTTCGTGCCGGGCAACCAGCCCGTGGTGTGGCGCGGCCCGATGCTGCACCGGGCGCTGCAGCAGTTCCTGGCCGACGTCTTCTGGGGCGACCTGGACATCCTGCTGCTCGACCTTCCGCCGGGCACCGGCGACATCGCCATCTCGGTCGCCCAGCTCATCCCCAACTCCGAGATCCTCGTGGTCACCACCCCCCAGCAGGCGGCTGCCGAGGTGGCCGAGCGGGCCGGGGCGATCGCGCTGCAGACCCACCAGCGCGTCGCCGGCGTCATCGAGAACATGTCCTGGCTGGAACTGCCCGACGGCAGCCGTCAGGAGATCTTCGGCAGCGGTGGCGGCGCCGCGGTCGCCGCCTCGCTCAGCCGCGCGATCGGTGCGCCGGTCGAGCTGCTCGGCCAGGTGCCCCTGGACACCAACCTGCGCGAGGGCGCCGACGAGGGTCTGCCGGTCGTGCTGCGCAACCCCGACAGCGCGGCGGCCGTCGCTCTGCGCGGCATCGCGGCGGGACTCGGCAGTCGCTCGCGCGGTCTCGCCGGACGCTCCCTCGGTCTCACTCCCGCCGGGCGGTAG